The genomic segment CAGGACTTTCGCCCCTTTCGCATTTACAAATTCCGCACCATGGTGGCCGACGCCCCCAAACTGGGTGGGCAGATCACCGCCGGCGCCGACCCGCGCATCACGTCGGTTGGCCGCATCTTGCGAAAAAGCAAGCTCGACGAGTTGCCGCAACTGATCAATGTGCTGGCGGGAGACATGAGCCTGGTGGGACCGCGCCCCGAAGTGCCGCGCTACGTCGAGTTGTTTCGCGACGACTACCGCACGGTGCTCAGCGTGCGGCCGGGCATCACCGACCTGGCCAGCGTCAAATATCGCGATGAAAACGAGTTGCTCGGCGGCGCCGCCGACCCCGACCGGGTCTATATCGAGCAGATTTTGCCCGACAAAATCGCCCTGGCCAAGGAGTACATCGCTCGGCAGTCGCTGATTTACGATATCGGGCTGATCTTGCAGACGCTACTGAAGATTGTGAAGTGACCAGCGGCGGAAAATATCTTTCCGTGACGACTTTTTGCGCGGAGACGGACAGAGAATCTTTTTTTTCGGCGGCCGGCAGCGCAGACTATAGCGATCCCAGCACACGCTTTTTTTGCGGAATTCATCATGGCACAAATCGAAGGCGAAGTTCTCATCAAGCGGGCCTGCGGCCACAGCAGCCCCTTCACGTTCCGCAAGAACGAGCGCTACGGCCGGCAGCGGCTGGAGACGTTTTTGTCGAAGAAGTGTCCGGCCTGCACCGTGGCGGCGATCGCGGCGCTGGAGGCCGCGCAAAAGGCGAACTCGAAAAAGGCGCGAAAGAAGCAAAGCGCCGGCCCCGACCCGGCCGCCGCGTAAGCGGTTCGCTGCGGCCTTACAACTTGTTCAAGCCCGCGTAGGCGGCCACTTTGTAGCACTCGGCCAGCGTGGGGTAGTTGAACACCGTGTCGCGAAAATACTCGACCGTGCCGCCCAGCGCCATCACCGCCTGACCGATGTGGATCAGTTCGCTGGCGCCTTCGCCAATGGCGTGCACGCCGAGGATCTTATGGTTCTCGATTTGAAAGAGGAGTTTTAAGAGCCCGATCTCGTCGCCCAGGATCTGCCCCTTGGCGATCTCGCGGTAGTGGGCCACGCCCGACTCGAACGGCACGCACTCGCGCGTGAGTTGCTCTTCGGTCTTGCCGACCATCGACAGTTCGGGGATGGCATAG from the Pirellulales bacterium genome contains:
- a CDS encoding sugar transferase produces the protein MIKRIFDATAAAVGLTLVAPLFAVIALAIKLGSAGPVFFRQERMGQDFRPFRIYKFRTMVADAPKLGGQITAGADPRITSVGRILRKSKLDELPQLINVLAGDMSLVGPRPEVPRYVELFRDDYRTVLSVRPGITDLASVKYRDENELLGGAADPDRVYIEQILPDKIALAKEYIARQSLIYDIGLILQTLLKIVK